The DNA window CGTTTAAAACCAATAAACGAGACAGACTGACAACTTTGTACTGTTAATCCCTTTTGTGGCTTTGCCtataaaacgaaaatacgaagcgtatcTGCTAAACCAGAAGCAGGTAGGTTTCCACAGTATATGCTGGGGCCTGCTTCTGCGTCTTgtgacggactcgtttcaattcatggttcaaaaaggcttgtgtgtgttgcagagcaAGTCACCGCCAGAACACCAGGTGGAGTAACGGTTTTTgtcgaagacgacctagagagcgaggtctttgtgtgtgcaagttgttggtttgtttatttaaggCACGCAAGGGGCGCGCAAGGGGCCCATAGTCTGGCCTTAACAGAAGAGTGGCAAGAAAAAATCTGCTATTGAAAGAACCATAAGAAATCCCGAAACTGaaccaaaactgaactttttggCCTCAGTTCCAAACGCTGTGTGGTGGTCACTTAACACTAAGCACAACATGCCCACAGGAAAACACGGGGGTCACGGCATAATTTCACATTCCATATTTGACCTATTTACAAGTAGatgaaagagataaataaaacaagtgcTGACAATGTCTTCTTGTAACACCAATCGGTTCATCTTGAAAAATGGTGGCAATTTATTGAGAGCACTCTCCAGCATTACACTAAAATCTGGGTAAAACACATTCCATCTCTGCAGTTTCCTGGTCCTGAGGCGCTTTGTTGGTACCAAAAGTGTGACACACGTTAGTGAGTCCACCTCTTGTTGGTACCACTCTAGAGCTAGTGTGAGACAACAGAGTGCAGTACCATGTTTTCAACGCGCATTCACCACGTAACATTAAGAGGGGCGCTGTTTTACACATCATTAAACGCTCGATAATAAATGAAGAGAGACGAGGAAGAGACGACAACACGATATcgtaaactgttaaaaaaaagtgttttataaattatttattaatgatgattaaatgagttttattctgaaaaaagtGAGGAAGCCTGGCTTCCCTTTGTCTCTGCCAGAAAACGCCATTGATAAATTAtcagtattttttgtttaatttgcatTAAGTAGGAACTATGTTTTCTTAATTCGTTGCGCGGGGATATTTATTGGTGTTACAAAGACCAAGACACACGTGAGGCGTCAAGTAGCGTTATAACTCTGAAACAATTTAACACAACGTGCTCATCAAGTTTTACGCATTCTCATTTGCCTCTCGGTcctgtgcagccagtgaggtacgttacGTTTAaggttttgtcatttgttttccaCACGTTCGCAGTGTTTGCCGCAGGTTTACAACTTCTGCTGCGAGCTCCACGCGGAACGTATTCGCAACATATTCGTGCCCGCGTGGAACTGTCGTGCGTGGAAAAATACTCACCAAACCAttttaattgcacactttttcaagggggggggggagaggaaatggAGACATATAATATACGCTTTCAGCTATTTGTAATATTTCTGTGTAATGCCCTTCTTTGAGCGCTTACTTCTGTGCATTAATAGGTTCATTCTTTACCGCCTGTCGCCGAGGTTCCTCGTGAAAAATGTCAACACAACCCTTGGAAGACTGGAACTCTGACATCTGTGACTGCTTTGAGGACGCAAGTACTTGTAAGAGAccgtttgtgttgtgtttgtattgAAAGCCCCGCTTCTCATATGTACTGTAGAACCTTCTTTAGAAACTCCCCTCACCGTTTCCACCGCTCAATTGTTGTAtcttctgtgtgtttcaggcTGCTATGGCTTCTGGTGCTGCCCATGCCTTGCCTCCACGGTTACGGTACGATCGGGAGAGAATCGTTGTCTCCCAATATGTGACGCGTGTTGCGTGGTCGCGTTCTTAGTCGCTAAGGTACCTCTGATTGTGCCTCCTTCAGCCCTGTCTCTAAGGGTTGCCATGCGACACAAATATGGCATTAAGGTATGATGATTTTTACCGACAAGTTGGATAAAGCAAAGTTGCTTTAAAGCTTCAGCTTTACATACGTTTTTCTTGGTTTTCTGCAGGGATCCATCTGTAGGGACCTTGGCGTTTCCTGTTGTTGCTCATGGTGCTCATGGTGTCAGATGCATCGGGAGTTGAAGCATCGCAATAAAGCACCCAATGTCGTCACTGTGGAGCAACCGAGCGTTTTGCAGTTGCAGCCCGCTCCAGGAATGATGGCTGCTTACC is part of the Pungitius pungitius chromosome 2, fPunPun2.1, whole genome shotgun sequence genome and encodes:
- the LOC119210821 gene encoding cornifelin homolog B-like, coding for MSTQPLEDWNSDICDCFEDASTCCYGFWCCPCLASTVTVRSGENRCLPICDACCVVAFLVAKVPLIVPPSALSLRVAMRHKYGIKGSICRDLGVSCCCSWCSWCQMHRELKHRNKAPNVVTVEQPSVLQLQPAPGMMAAYPPKAAFVDYPGSSI